A genomic segment from Chitinophagales bacterium encodes:
- the bioB gene encoding biotin synthase BioB: MEIRNDWTLAEIKEIYNSPVLEMMYRAATVHREYQNTGEVQVCTLLSVKTGGCPEDCAYCPQAARYQTDVNVHRLLDTDEVLEKAQRAKDGGSTRFCMGAAWREVRDNRDFDRVLDMVKGVNKLGLEVCCTLGMLTEEQAKKLKEAGLYAYNHNLDTSEEHYDDIISTRTYDDRLDTIKNVNKANISVCSGGIIGLGETDEDRMKMLHTLATMPFHPESVPVNALVPVKGTPLEDQELVSVWEMVRMIATARILMPKAMVRLSAGRERMNTEEQALCFMAGANSIFTGEKLLTTPNPDFDADKKMFELLGLKPRQAFKAEGTEQTIECKTFKGKAESVAE; the protein is encoded by the coding sequence GGAAATATACAATAGCCCTGTGCTGGAAATGATGTACAGAGCTGCAACAGTTCACCGCGAATATCAAAATACGGGCGAAGTGCAGGTTTGTACCTTGCTTTCCGTAAAAACCGGTGGTTGCCCCGAAGATTGCGCTTATTGCCCACAGGCAGCGCGATATCAAACGGATGTAAATGTGCACCGCCTTTTGGATACCGATGAAGTATTGGAAAAAGCACAACGTGCCAAAGATGGTGGCTCTACCCGCTTTTGTATGGGTGCGGCTTGGCGCGAAGTACGCGACAATCGCGATTTTGATCGTGTGTTGGATATGGTAAAAGGCGTGAACAAGCTCGGATTGGAGGTTTGCTGTACGCTGGGCATGTTGACCGAAGAACAGGCCAAAAAGCTCAAGGAAGCTGGTTTGTACGCCTACAATCACAATCTGGATACTTCCGAAGAACATTATGACGACATCATTTCCACCCGCACTTATGACGATCGTTTGGATACGATTAAAAATGTCAATAAGGCAAATATCAGTGTTTGTAGTGGAGGAATTATTGGTCTGGGAGAAACAGATGAAGACCGCATGAAAATGTTGCATACTTTGGCTACCATGCCTTTTCACCCGGAAAGTGTTCCGGTGAATGCGCTGGTTCCCGTAAAAGGCACGCCACTTGAAGATCAGGAATTGGTATCAGTTTGGGAAATGGTGCGCATGATTGCCACTGCCCGAATTTTGATGCCCAAGGCTATGGTACGCCTTTCTGCAGGAAGGGAGCGCATGAATACGGAAGAACAGGCACTCTGCTTTATGGCGGGCGCCAATTCCATATTTACGGGAGAAAAACTACTGACCACACCCAACCCGGATTTTGATGCCGATAAAAAGATGTTTGAATTGCTTGGGCTCAAGCCCCGTCAGGCATTTAAGGCAGAAGGCACGGAACAGACCATTGAGTGCAAAACCTTCAAGGGCAAAGCGGAAAGCGTGGCTGAGTAA
- a CDS encoding pyridoxal phosphate-dependent aminotransferase family protein — protein MESNANRQLETLLQKRKDKLLFRSLKDSSGLIDFCSNDYLGFSTLGILKNALGKQEDINSESKFYGATGSRLISGNSREHEALEVYLAEFYQREAALLFNSGYDANLGLYSALPQKNDLVLFDELCHASIRDGLKMCRGKSLSFPHNDLEALETHLQYNSDKYAQIYVATESVFSMDGDFAPLKELVKLKEKYAFELLLDEAHATGIFGKNGEGRAVELNLHNEIFASVHTFGKALGAHGAVVLGGQILKQFLINFSRPFIFTTALPLSSVKAIKTAHDILSNEDCKLNEISTLRNLLKVEIEAIPNAELILSESQIQSLLIPGNERAKAVASALEETGIYAKAILYPTVPKGKERIRICLHEFNTIAEINLLCKTLKEALK, from the coding sequence ATGGAAAGCAATGCCAATCGACAGCTTGAAACTTTGCTGCAAAAGCGCAAGGACAAGTTGCTGTTCAGAAGCTTGAAAGACAGTTCTGGATTAATTGATTTTTGCTCCAATGATTATTTGGGCTTTTCCACACTGGGTATTTTAAAAAATGCCTTGGGCAAACAAGAGGACATTAATTCCGAAAGCAAATTTTACGGAGCCACCGGCAGTCGCCTGATCAGCGGAAATTCAAGGGAGCACGAAGCTTTGGAAGTCTATTTGGCGGAATTTTACCAAAGGGAAGCTGCACTGCTTTTCAATTCGGGCTACGATGCCAATTTGGGACTTTATTCCGCCTTGCCACAAAAAAACGACTTGGTACTTTTTGACGAGCTCTGTCACGCAAGCATTCGCGATGGCTTGAAAATGTGCAGGGGAAAAAGTCTCTCATTTCCTCACAATGACCTGGAAGCATTGGAAACTCATTTGCAATACAACAGTGATAAATACGCGCAAATTTACGTAGCCACCGAAAGTGTTTTTTCCATGGATGGAGATTTTGCGCCACTGAAAGAACTGGTCAAACTCAAAGAAAAATATGCTTTCGAATTGCTTTTGGATGAAGCACATGCCACTGGGATTTTTGGAAAAAACGGAGAGGGTAGGGCAGTGGAACTGAATTTGCATAATGAAATATTTGCAAGCGTTCACACCTTTGGAAAAGCACTTGGCGCACACGGGGCTGTGGTGCTTGGAGGCCAAATTTTAAAACAGTTTTTGATCAATTTTTCTCGCCCCTTTATTTTCACGACCGCATTGCCTTTGAGCAGTGTGAAAGCCATCAAAACAGCCCATGACATTTTGTCAAATGAGGATTGTAAATTAAATGAAATCAGTACTTTAAGAAATTTACTTAAAGTAGAAATAGAAGCTATCCCCAACGCTGAATTGATTCTCTCAGAAAGTCAGATTCAAAGTCTTTTGATCCCCGGAAATGAGCGGGCAAAAGCAGTTGCTTCCGCATTGGAAGAAACGGGAATTTATGCCAAAGCCATTTTATACCCAACGGTGCCAAAAGGCAAAGAACGGATTAGAATATGTTTGCATGAATTCAATACCATTGCAGAAATAAATTTGCTGTGCAAGACATTAAAGGAGGCATTAAAATGA
- the bioD gene encoding dethiobiotin synthase has protein sequence MQDIKGGIKMNFIVSGIGTEVGKTIASAILCEILDAAYWKPVQSGAETDSDKGAIKSLVPGIKTYEESYVLQEPASPHYAAALENTTIDLERIKAPKHQGHLIIEGAGGLLVPLSLKFHYADWFKKMQWPIILVSRHYLGSINHTLLSVEYLKNHNIPLAGILFNGPENKSTETAISSFSKVPILGRINEADKLNADFVKAEAERLRSAVIKGLGLI, from the coding sequence GTGCAAGACATTAAAGGAGGCATTAAAATGAACTTCATCGTAAGCGGAATCGGCACCGAAGTGGGCAAGACAATTGCCTCTGCCATCCTGTGCGAAATTTTGGATGCAGCCTATTGGAAACCCGTTCAAAGTGGTGCAGAAACGGACAGCGACAAAGGGGCGATTAAGTCATTGGTGCCGGGAATTAAAACTTATGAAGAATCTTATGTTTTGCAGGAGCCGGCTTCACCGCATTATGCCGCAGCATTGGAAAACACCACCATTGATTTAGAGCGGATAAAAGCACCAAAACACCAAGGTCACTTGATTATTGAAGGTGCTGGAGGCTTGCTCGTCCCGCTGTCCTTGAAATTTCACTATGCCGATTGGTTTAAGAAAATGCAATGGCCGATTATATTGGTAAGTCGGCACTATTTAGGTTCCATCAACCATACGCTTTTATCGGTCGAGTACTTGAAAAACCACAATATTCCTCTGGCAGGCATTTTGTTTAATGGACCAGAAAACAAATCGACTGAAACAGCCATCAGCAGTTTTTCCAAAGTGCCTATTTTAGGACGTATAAATGAAGCAGATAAGCTAAATGCTGATTTTGTAAAAGCAGAAGCAGAGCGATTGAGAAGTGCTGTAATTAAAGGTCTTGGATTGATTTGA
- a CDS encoding type II toxin-antitoxin system HigB family toxin, whose amino-acid sequence MKIFSRGTLRDFWIKHADCELQLRSWYRETEKSNWKTINELKSEYPNASILKDNRIVFNIKGNDYRLIVKFNFEYQLAWIRFIGTHAEYDKINANEI is encoded by the coding sequence TTGAAGATATTTTCGAGAGGGACTTTACGAGATTTTTGGATTAAGCACGCTGACTGTGAACTTCAATTAAGATCATGGTATCGCGAAACTGAAAAATCAAATTGGAAAACGATAAACGAACTTAAATCTGAATATCCAAATGCGAGTATTTTAAAGGATAACCGAATAGTTTTCAACATAAAAGGTAATGATTATCGATTGATTGTAAAATTCAACTTTGAGTATCAACTCGCTTGGATCCGATTTATTGGAACTCACGCTGAATACGATAAAATAAACGCAAACGAAATTTAA
- a CDS encoding helix-turn-helix domain-containing protein, protein MEIRPIRNEADYKKALERLELIFDAKRGTEEGDELEILSILIDKYESEKFPIEMPDPISAINFRMEQMGLKQKDLVEMIGFKSRVSEIMNKKRKLTLDMIRKLNTSLKIPTEVLIQDY, encoded by the coding sequence ATGGAAATAAGACCAATAAGAAACGAGGCTGATTACAAAAAAGCTCTTGAACGCTTAGAATTGATTTTCGATGCAAAAAGAGGAACCGAAGAGGGCGATGAACTTGAAATTTTATCGATTTTAATTGATAAATACGAAAGTGAAAAATTCCCAATCGAAATGCCAGACCCAATTTCTGCGATTAATTTCAGAATGGAACAAATGGGATTGAAACAAAAAGATTTGGTGGAAATGATTGGATTTAAAAGTCGTGTAAGCGAAATAATGAATAAAAAACGCAAACTGACTTTAGATATGATTCGCAAGCTAAATACCAGTTTAAAAATCCCAACAGAAGTTTTAATACAAGATTATTGA
- the bioA gene encoding adenosylmethionine--8-amino-7-oxononanoate transaminase — MKRKSEKFPTAHSRKSIQASTGKFKDTMGKSLKAKDQAMIWHPFTQMKTHGDAVPIVKAKGAWLYDESGNKILDAVASWWVNTHGHSHPYIAERLAKQANELEHVIFAGFTHPPAVELAEKLLPKLPEKHQKLFFSDNGSTAVEVALKMSFQYWFNQEKPRYKVLALKDSYHGDTFGAMSVSGRTSYSNPFEPNLFDALYISSPGNTSEAEVVQQMEKILKQEKIAAFIIEPLVQGAEGMLMYSPETLDKLIAMARKNGALIIADEVMTGFGRTGTFFASDQLQNKPDIICMSKGLTGGTMALGLTSCTNEIYEVFYSNDQLKTFFHGHSFTANPLACTAALASLELFERENTMEKVAGIAELHSIFAAELKKHPSVENVRQCGSILAFDIYKAGEERNYFHSMRDTIYNYFLQKGILLRPLGNTLYILPPYCIAKEELQWLYGEVLEFLDGI; from the coding sequence ATGAAAAGAAAGAGCGAGAAATTCCCAACTGCACATAGCCGGAAATCGATCCAAGCAAGTACAGGAAAATTTAAAGACACCATGGGAAAAAGCCTAAAAGCAAAAGACCAGGCCATGATCTGGCATCCTTTTACGCAGATGAAAACGCATGGCGATGCAGTGCCTATCGTGAAAGCCAAAGGTGCGTGGCTTTATGATGAGTCCGGCAATAAAATCCTGGATGCAGTGGCTTCCTGGTGGGTGAATACGCATGGGCACAGCCATCCCTATATTGCAGAGCGATTGGCCAAACAAGCCAATGAACTGGAGCATGTGATTTTTGCAGGATTTACACATCCTCCCGCAGTGGAATTGGCTGAAAAATTACTGCCCAAATTACCCGAAAAACACCAAAAATTATTTTTCTCCGACAATGGCTCCACAGCAGTGGAAGTGGCGCTGAAAATGTCCTTTCAATATTGGTTCAATCAAGAAAAGCCGCGCTACAAAGTACTTGCGCTTAAGGATTCCTATCACGGTGATACTTTTGGAGCTATGTCGGTAAGCGGTCGGACTTCTTACAGCAATCCTTTCGAACCCAATTTGTTTGATGCGCTGTATATCTCTAGCCCTGGCAATACGTCCGAGGCTGAAGTTGTACAGCAAATGGAAAAGATTCTAAAGCAGGAGAAAATTGCAGCATTTATTATAGAACCGTTGGTGCAGGGCGCTGAGGGGATGTTGATGTATTCGCCAGAAACCCTGGACAAATTGATTGCAATGGCTCGAAAAAATGGGGCATTGATCATAGCCGATGAAGTGATGACGGGATTTGGGCGTACGGGTACTTTTTTCGCTTCCGATCAATTGCAAAACAAACCCGACATCATTTGCATGTCCAAAGGCTTGACGGGCGGAACAATGGCTCTGGGATTGACCTCTTGTACCAATGAAATTTACGAGGTGTTTTACAGCAATGACCAATTGAAAACTTTCTTTCACGGGCATTCTTTCACAGCCAATCCACTGGCCTGTACTGCGGCCCTGGCTTCATTGGAATTGTTTGAACGAGAAAACACCATGGAAAAAGTCGCAGGGATTGCTGAATTGCACAGCATATTCGCAGCAGAATTGAAAAAACATCCATCAGTGGAAAATGTGCGCCAATGCGGCAGTATTCTGGCTTTTGATATTTACAAAGCAGGAGAGGAGCGCAATTATTTCCACTCCATGCGCGATACCATTTACAATTATTTTCTCCAAAAAGGCATTTTGCTGCGCCCGCTGGGCAATACGCTCTATATTTTACCGCCTTATTGCATTGCTAAGGAAGAACTGCAATGGCTGTATGGAGAAGTTTTGGAGTTTTTGGATGGGATTTAA
- a CDS encoding methyltransferase domain-containing protein, whose translation MQTDKSKEAVRLDAAFWNERYEKNETGWDLKQVSPPIKAYIDQLENKNISILIAGCGNAYEAEYLNNLGFENITLIDIAPLLVAELKEKFKQSSIKVLEQNIFDHTGKYDLILEQTLFCAIDPSDRSRYVEKIHSLLAEKGKFVGVLFNKIFEHQGPPFGGTKAAYEKLFSDYFQFNTIAPCYNSIAPRMGNELFINFSKK comes from the coding sequence ATGCAAACTGATAAATCTAAAGAAGCGGTAAGGCTCGATGCAGCTTTTTGGAATGAACGCTATGAAAAGAATGAAACGGGTTGGGATTTGAAGCAAGTCTCTCCACCTATAAAGGCATATATAGATCAATTAGAAAACAAAAATATAAGCATCCTGATAGCGGGTTGCGGCAATGCTTATGAAGCAGAATATTTGAATAATTTGGGTTTTGAAAATATTACCCTGATTGATATAGCGCCTTTGTTGGTAGCAGAATTAAAAGAAAAGTTTAAGCAGAGTAGCATCAAAGTATTGGAGCAAAATATATTCGATCACACAGGCAAATATGATTTGATTTTGGAGCAAACACTTTTTTGCGCAATAGATCCTTCGGACAGATCTCGATATGTAGAGAAAATACACAGCTTACTTGCTGAAAAGGGCAAATTTGTTGGTGTTTTATTCAATAAAATATTTGAGCATCAAGGCCCTCCCTTTGGAGGAACAAAAGCAGCGTATGAAAAACTATTCTCTGATTATTTTCAATTCAATACCATAGCACCTTGTTACAATTCAATTGCTCCAAGAATGGGTAATGAATTGTTTATCAATTTTTCTAAAAAATGA
- a CDS encoding Smr/MutS family protein, producing MGKLSLDLHDIYNRNIEIDRALTDIIEEAEEKRIKLVEIIPGKGSGQLKKRVLRFLQKPEIKARYHRIDKDSKNHGRLFVRFKH from the coding sequence ATGGGTAAACTCAGTCTTGATCTGCACGATATTTACAATCGAAACATCGAGATTGACCGTGCTTTAACGGATATAATTGAGGAAGCAGAGGAAAAACGCATTAAGCTGGTAGAGATCATTCCCGGCAAAGGCAGCGGGCAATTAAAAAAACGAGTACTGCGTTTTTTACAAAAACCTGAAATCAAAGCCCGCTATCACCGCATTGATAAGGACAGCAAAAACCACGGGAGATTGTTCGTGCGTTTTAAACATTAA
- a CDS encoding SDR family oxidoreductase produces MSEQKKVIWITGASSGIGAALAKAYCKTGAQLIISARSEEKLLEIKESCSDSEDVTILPLDLAKPHTFEELVKKAWELNDGIDLIINNAGISQRSLAIDTGIDVDRKLMEINYLGTVALSKALLPYFMERKKGHIAVVTSLVGKFGSPYRTGYSASKHALHGFFDSLRAELHEFNIDVSLICPGYIATNVSVNALTGDGSPLGTMDEATAKGLHPDICAQKIIKGLNKKKEEFYVGGKETYAVYIKRFFPGLFSKILNKASVR; encoded by the coding sequence ATGTCAGAACAAAAAAAAGTTATCTGGATAACTGGTGCTTCTTCCGGAATTGGAGCCGCACTCGCAAAAGCCTATTGTAAAACGGGTGCACAACTCATTATTTCAGCCCGATCGGAAGAAAAGCTTTTGGAAATTAAGGAAAGTTGCTCAGATTCTGAAGATGTTACCATACTTCCGCTTGACCTTGCTAAGCCCCATACTTTTGAAGAGCTTGTGAAAAAAGCCTGGGAATTGAACGATGGCATAGACCTGATTATCAACAATGCCGGGATCAGTCAACGCTCATTGGCAATCGATACAGGAATTGACGTGGATCGAAAATTAATGGAAATCAACTATCTGGGTACGGTAGCTTTAAGCAAAGCATTGCTCCCCTATTTTATGGAAAGAAAAAAAGGGCACATAGCAGTGGTTACAAGTTTGGTCGGGAAATTCGGAAGCCCATACAGAACAGGATATTCCGCTTCAAAACATGCACTACACGGCTTTTTCGACAGCCTCAGGGCAGAATTGCATGAATTCAACATCGATGTTTCACTGATCTGTCCCGGTTACATTGCTACCAATGTATCAGTAAATGCCCTTACTGGTGACGGCAGCCCACTTGGGACTATGGACGAAGCTACAGCAAAGGGACTTCATCCGGATATTTGCGCTCAAAAGATCATTAAAGGCCTGAACAAAAAGAAAGAAGAGTTTTATGTGGGGGGAAAAGAAACCTATGCCGTTTATATTAAGCGTTTTTTTCCGGGACTTTTTTCGAAAATTCTAAACAAGGCTTCGGTGAGATAA
- a CDS encoding lysophospholipid acyltransferase family protein, producing MKGLLLIFYNLWAYISFFLFAALGVPWYAFVLIFKLPEKYFYLYSRIWAKIWTRLVFIRCKIYGKENIEKGQPYIIVCNHQSVADIFIVPYALEMDYRPLGKVELKKIPILGWLFARALIFVDRSDERSRRKSNGLLKAVLKQGISVFIFPEGTRNRTGKPLKDFYSGAFRIAAETGVPILPMVITGILKLTPQHTLLGQPGSIDCRFFPPISTKDKNFQELQDEVYKLMWECVAENDPVLGKSLD from the coding sequence ATGAAAGGATTGTTGTTGATCTTCTATAATCTTTGGGCATACATCAGCTTTTTCCTGTTTGCTGCATTGGGCGTTCCCTGGTATGCTTTTGTTTTGATATTCAAGTTGCCTGAAAAATACTTTTACCTATACAGTAGAATATGGGCAAAAATATGGACCCGCCTGGTTTTCATTCGCTGCAAAATTTATGGAAAGGAAAATATTGAGAAAGGCCAACCCTATATCATTGTTTGCAATCACCAGTCTGTGGCTGATATTTTTATTGTGCCCTATGCGCTTGAAATGGATTATCGCCCCTTGGGCAAAGTAGAATTAAAAAAGATCCCGATCTTGGGATGGCTTTTTGCCAGGGCATTGATTTTTGTGGATCGTTCTGATGAACGAAGTCGCAGGAAGAGCAATGGCCTCTTGAAAGCGGTTTTAAAACAGGGGATTTCCGTATTCATTTTTCCTGAAGGTACGCGCAACAGGACGGGTAAGCCACTGAAGGATTTTTATTCAGGAGCTTTTAGAATTGCTGCAGAAACGGGTGTTCCCATACTGCCAATGGTGATTACCGGGATTTTAAAGTTGACTCCTCAGCATACTTTACTGGGACAACCGGGCAGTATTGATTGTCGCTTTTTTCCACCTATCTCTACCAAGGACAAAAATTTTCAGGAACTTCAAGATGAAGTTTATAAACTAATGTGGGAGTGCGTGGCTGAAAACGATCCGGTTTTGGGGAAATCTCTTGATTAA
- the fsa gene encoding fructose-6-phosphate aldolase, with amino-acid sequence MKFFIDTANLDEIKEAQDLGILDGVTTNPSLMAKEGISGDNNILGHYVKICELVDGDVSAEVISTDYEGIIKEGERLADLHPNIVVKVPMIKEGIKAISTFSANGIKTNCTLIFSAGQAILAAKAGATYLSPFIGRIDDMNWDGLDLIEQVARIYDNYGFETEILAASIRNPLHIVKCAEIGADVVTCPLKSITGLFNHPLTDIGLEKFLSDHKKSNA; translated from the coding sequence ATGAAATTCTTTATTGATACTGCAAACTTAGATGAAATCAAAGAAGCCCAAGACCTCGGAATATTAGATGGTGTAACTACCAATCCCTCTCTGATGGCCAAAGAAGGTATTTCAGGTGATAACAATATTTTAGGGCATTATGTCAAAATCTGCGAACTGGTAGATGGAGATGTCAGTGCAGAGGTGATTTCAACCGATTACGAAGGTATCATTAAAGAAGGGGAGAGATTGGCCGACTTGCATCCTAATATTGTGGTTAAAGTGCCGATGATTAAGGAAGGAATTAAAGCTATTTCTACTTTTAGCGCTAATGGTATTAAAACCAATTGTACCTTGATATTTTCTGCCGGACAGGCAATATTGGCAGCAAAGGCCGGAGCCACTTATTTGTCTCCTTTTATCGGCAGGATTGACGATATGAACTGGGATGGTTTGGATCTGATTGAGCAAGTTGCCCGTATTTACGACAATTATGGATTTGAAACAGAAATCCTTGCGGCTTCTATTCGCAATCCATTGCATATTGTAAAATGTGCTGAAATTGGTGCCGATGTGGTAACTTGTCCCCTTAAATCCATTACCGGGTTATTTAATCACCCACTTACGGATATCGGGTTGGAGAAATTTCTTTCCGATCACAAAAAGTCCAATGCCTGA
- the lepA gene encoding translation elongation factor 4 translates to MKHYRNFCIIAHIDHGKSTLADRLLSSTHTVADREMKEQILDSMDLERERGITIKSHAIQMLHIQDGQEYTLNLIDTPGHVDFSYEVSRSIAACEGALLLVDATQGIQAQTISNLYLAIEQDLEIIPIINKIDMDGAMVEEVADQIIDLVGCKREDIISASGKTGIGVPEILTAIVNRVPPPKGDPDAPLQALVFDSVFNSYRGVIAYFRIFNGTIKKGDLVKFYNTEKEYEADEIGVLKIEMVPKKELSAGNVGYIITGIKDSKEIKVGDTLTRKSAPCPKPIEGFEDVKPMVFSGIYPLESDDYEALRESLEKLQLNDASLVFEPESSAALGFGFRCGFLGMLHLEIVQERLEREFDMSVITTVPNVSYFAYTNKTPDEKLLVNNPSDLPDASELNYVEEPFIKAQIITLPDYVGPIMNLCIEKRGEIQNQVYLSETRVELTFHMPLAEIVFDFYDRLKSISKGYASFDYYPTEYVRSELVKMDIKLNGENVDALSSLIHKDKAYEFGKKICAKLKELLPRQQFMIAIQAAVGAKIIARETISALRKDVTAKCYGGDITRKRKLLEKQKKGKKKMRQIGKVEVPQSAFLAVLKLND, encoded by the coding sequence ATGAAACACTATAGAAATTTCTGCATAATAGCCCATATCGATCATGGGAAAAGCACACTTGCCGACCGCCTTTTGAGCAGCACACATACTGTTGCCGACCGCGAAATGAAAGAACAGATTCTCGACAGTATGGACCTGGAAAGAGAACGTGGTATTACCATTAAAAGCCACGCTATTCAAATGCTGCATATACAAGATGGACAGGAGTACACACTCAACTTGATAGACACACCGGGACATGTGGATTTTTCCTATGAAGTTTCCCGCTCAATTGCCGCCTGTGAAGGAGCCCTGCTTTTAGTTGATGCAACTCAGGGAATTCAGGCGCAGACTATTTCCAACCTGTATCTTGCTATTGAACAAGATTTAGAAATTATCCCCATAATCAATAAAATAGATATGGATGGGGCAATGGTTGAAGAAGTGGCAGATCAAATCATTGATTTAGTGGGTTGTAAGCGCGAAGATATTATTTCTGCTAGTGGAAAAACAGGTATTGGCGTACCAGAAATATTAACAGCTATTGTGAATAGGGTTCCTCCGCCCAAAGGAGATCCTGATGCTCCATTGCAGGCACTGGTTTTCGATTCAGTATTTAATTCCTATCGAGGCGTGATTGCCTATTTCCGCATATTCAATGGTACTATCAAAAAAGGTGATCTGGTTAAGTTTTACAACACCGAAAAAGAATACGAAGCAGACGAAATCGGTGTATTAAAAATAGAAATGGTACCCAAAAAGGAATTGTCTGCCGGAAATGTAGGCTACATTATTACCGGGATCAAAGATTCCAAAGAAATAAAAGTGGGCGATACACTTACCAGGAAATCAGCACCCTGCCCCAAACCTATTGAAGGGTTTGAAGATGTGAAACCAATGGTATTTTCGGGTATTTATCCTTTAGAATCCGATGATTATGAGGCATTGAGAGAATCTTTGGAAAAATTACAACTCAATGATGCTTCACTGGTTTTTGAACCAGAGAGCTCTGCTGCATTGGGATTTGGGTTTCGCTGTGGTTTCCTGGGCATGCTGCACCTTGAAATTGTACAAGAACGACTGGAGCGCGAGTTCGATATGTCGGTAATCACTACAGTTCCCAATGTTTCCTATTTTGCCTACACCAACAAAACCCCCGATGAAAAATTACTCGTAAATAACCCGAGCGATCTGCCCGATGCTTCTGAACTCAATTATGTAGAAGAGCCCTTTATTAAAGCTCAAATCATAACCCTGCCAGATTATGTAGGTCCAATTATGAATCTTTGTATTGAAAAAAGAGGTGAAATACAAAACCAGGTCTATCTTTCAGAAACACGTGTAGAGCTTACTTTCCATATGCCTTTGGCAGAAATTGTTTTTGATTTTTACGATCGTTTGAAATCCATTTCAAAAGGCTATGCTTCCTTCGACTATTACCCAACTGAATATGTGCGCAGTGAATTGGTGAAAATGGACATTAAACTCAATGGTGAAAATGTAGATGCACTTTCTTCTCTGATTCACAAAGACAAAGCATATGAATTTGGCAAAAAAATATGTGCAAAACTCAAAGAGCTTTTGCCCCGTCAGCAATTTATGATTGCTATTCAAGCAGCAGTTGGCGCAAAAATTATTGCAAGAGAAACCATCTCTGCATTAAGAAAAGATGTGACAGCTAAATGTTACGGTGGTGATATTACCCGTAAAAGAAAATTGCTTGAAAAACAGAAAAAAGGCAAGAAGAAAATGCGCCAAATCGGAAAAGTGGAAGTGCCACAATCTGCATTTCTGGCTGTACTGAAGTTAAATGATTAA
- the rpe gene encoding ribulose-phosphate 3-epimerase, which produces MNHLIAPSILSADFANLGRDIELINKSEADWIHVDVMDGRFVPNISFGLPVIQAIRPIAEKLLDVHLMIVEPDHLLTDFAKAGADSITVHFEACTHLHRSIQQIKSLGCEAGVALNPHMPIHMLNDIIVDLDVVCLMSVNPGFGGQSFIENTLNRIAELKELILRKNSKALIEIDGGVKPGNASELVEKGANVLVAGSSVFKAEDPLQAIHSLKHLKP; this is translated from the coding sequence ATGAACCACTTAATTGCTCCTTCTATTCTTTCCGCTGATTTTGCAAATTTGGGCAGGGACATTGAATTGATCAATAAAAGCGAGGCAGATTGGATTCACGTAGATGTTATGGACGGTCGCTTTGTACCCAATATTTCTTTTGGACTCCCGGTAATACAGGCAATCAGACCCATTGCAGAGAAGCTGCTGGATGTGCACCTTATGATTGTTGAGCCCGATCATTTATTGACAGATTTTGCCAAAGCAGGCGCTGATTCTATTACGGTTCATTTTGAAGCCTGTACGCATTTACACCGCAGCATTCAGCAAATTAAGTCGCTGGGATGCGAGGCCGGAGTGGCTTTGAATCCGCATATGCCCATACATATGCTCAATGATATAATTGTCGACCTGGATGTAGTTTGCCTGATGTCGGTCAACCCCGGTTTTGGGGGACAGTCATTTATAGAAAATACACTGAACAGAATTGCAGAACTCAAAGAACTTATTCTGCGCAAAAATTCCAAGGCACTGATAGAAATTGATGGGGGGGTAAAACCAGGAAATGCATCGGAACTGGTAGAGAAAGGAGCCAATGTGCTGGTGGCCGGGAGCAGTGTATTTAAAGCCGAAGATCCTTTGCAGGCCATTCATTCATTAAAACATTTGAAGCCATAA